The window AGCAAAGTGATCGATCGCGCGGCCCCGCCGTGCTCGACCGCTCCACCAACCGCGTCGACAACTCCGTCCGCGTACTCTCCGGCAGGTCCCCGTCCATCATCCGCACCAGCAGCCGCAGCGCCGTCGCCGCCATCTCCGACAGCGGCTGGCGGACCGTGGTGAGGGCCGGGGCGATCCAGCGGGACTCCGGCAGGTCGTCGAAGCCTACGACGCTCACGTCGTCCGGCACGCTCAACCCCCGTTCCGCCAGCGCCTCGTAGACCCCGAGGGCCATCCGGTCCGAGCAGACGAAGACGGCCGTCGGCGGTTCGGGCAGGTCGAGGAGGTCCAGCATGCGGCGGCGGGCGACCCCCTCGTCGAAGCCCGCGTGCCGGACGTACTCGGGACGGTGCCGCACCCCGGCCGCGGCTAGCGCGGAGCGGTAGCCGGCCACCCGGGCGGTGCTGCACATCTTGCGCTGGTGACCGGCGATGACGGCGATGCGTTCGTGGCCGAGCGCCAGGAGGTGCTCGGTCGCGATGACGCCGCCGTGCCAGTTCGCCGCGCCCACCGACACCACGCCCGGCGGCGGTTCCAGCACCGGGTCGATCATGACGAACGGGATGCGGTGCGTCTCCAGCCACGCGTACTGCGACGCCGTCAGCTCGGCCAGGTTGAACAGCACCCCGGACGAGCCGCGCGCGATGAGCTTGTCCAGCCAGCCGCGCTCCGGGCGCGCGCCCCGCGTCCGGGTCAGCCCGGCCGAGACCACCACCTCCAGGCCCGCGTCGTGGGCCGCCGCCTCCACGCCGTGCAGCACCGCACCCGACCACGAGGTGTCCAGGGAGTGCACGACGAGGTCGACCAGGCCCGGCGTCTTCGCCGCGTCGAAGCGGGGTCTGCGGACATAGCCGAGCCGGTCCAGCGCCTCGGTGACCCGGCGGCGGGTCTCGGGGGCCACGTCCTCCCGGCCGTTGACCACCTTGGACGCGGTCGGCACGGACACCCCGGCCTCGCGGGCCACGACGGCCAGGGTCGGCCCGGCCGCCACGCTCGCACTGCCCGAACGGACCATCGGGAACCACCTCTCCGGCCCGCCCGAGGGCCTTGAAAAGTTTCGACCAGCCGGAAACAGTAAGCGCTTCCTACCCTAGGTTCGCCGCGAGGACTCCGGAAGAGGCCGGAGTTCGCAGGAATGCACGGGTCACGGCTTTCGAAACCTCGAACAGGCTCAAGGGCGGCCCGGGGCTACCAGCAGGTGAGCCGGAATCCCGTGAAGTCGGCCGTGAAGGCCGAGTCCACCAGGTCCACGGCATGGACGCCGGCCATCGCCCCGGTGAACCGCAGCTTGGAGCCGTAGTCGTCGGAGAGCTTGGTGAAGTCCAGCGGCGGGCCGACCGGCGTGCGGACGCCCCCGCGGACGTACCAGAACCGTGCCCGGCCCTCGTCCACGGTCACGCCCAAGGTCAACGGTGCGCTCGCGTCCACCTCCACTACGGCCGCCTGCCGGGTGCCGAACTCCTCACGCTCCACGAGGCTGAGCACCGTACGGCCCTCACCTCGCCACTGCTGCCCGTGCTGCCCCTCACCCTCGGGCTCCGCCCAGGTGAGGTCGAGGCTCAGATACGCCTCCGTGTTGTACCGGAGTACCAGCCCGGCGGCCTGCGTGAACGTGCGCGGCCGCGCCTGAACGGTGACCTCGGCCTCCGCACGGTGCTCGGTGATGCGCTGTGCCAGCAGACTGTGCGCCCACCGCGACTCGGGACTGTGCCGACCGCGCAGCCGGATCCAGCCGGGGCGGGCGGTCGCGTCGGCCCAGCTCGGGTCGGCGTAGCCGCGCAGGGTGCTCCAGGGCCAGCCCAACGGGTCGTCGGCGTCGCCGAGTCGGGGCTCCGGCTCGGCGGGAGGTGTCGGTGCGTCGACCTCGACCGCCGGGTGCCAGCCCCCGTGCCGCAGCCGGGGCCAGCCCGCCTTGTCCCAGGTCAGCGCCTGGATCGCGGTTTCCCGGCCGAGGGGACAGCGGGGGCCGTCCGGCGTCTGCAGCGGCCGTGCCGTGAGGTGGCTCATCACCCACTCGCCGTCCGGTGTCTCGACCAGCTCCGCGTGCCCGGCCTTCTGCAACGGCACCGACGGATCGTCGCGGGTCGTCAACAGGGGTTGGCTGTCGAGTTCGTACGGGCCGGTGAGCGCACGACTGCGCGCCACCAGCACCCCGTGCTCCACCCCCGTGCCGCCCTCCGCGAGCACGAGGTGGAACCAGCCGTCGCGCTGCAGCAACTTCGGCCCCTCGATGAGCCGTTCGTGCTGGAGCAGCAGGTGCGTGTCACCGACCGGGGCCAGGGTCTCGCGGTCCAGCTCGGTCAGGACGATCCCGGCGAAACGCTGCCCGCTCGGGCGATGGTCGCTCTGCATGTTGAGCAGCCACAGCCGGCCCTCGTGGTGGAAGAGCGCGGGGTCGAAGCCGTGGCTCGCGAGGCGACGCGGAGCACTCCACTTGCCGTCCACGTCCGTGGCCGTGGACACGTACGTGTCCAGATCGAAGTACGGCGTCCCGACCGAGCGCACAACCGAGTACGCCATCCAGAACCGCTCCCCGTCCCAGCTCAGCGACGGCGCCCAGACGCCACCCGAGTCGGGGACACCGGCCAGCGAGTCGCCGGGGACCGCACCCCGGACGTGGCCCGCGTACTCCCAGTGGGCCAGGTCCCGGGAGCGGTGGATCGGGATCGTCGGGAACCACTCGAAGGAGCTCGTGGCCACGTAGTACCAGTCGCCGACCCGGACCAGGGAGGGGTCGGGGGCGAAGCCGCGGATGACGGGGTTGTGCAGCACGGTCACGAGAGGACTCCAGGAGCGTCGGTCACCTGGGGGCCGCGGGGAGTCAGGGTCACCCGCGGCCCCCAGGGAGTCAGGTGCGGATCCCGGGGAGTGACCCTCACTTGAGGGCCCCGAGCGTCACGCCGGTCCGCCAGTAGCGCCGCATCGCGACCATCATGATCGCCATCGGGACGATGGACAGCAGCGCGCCCGTCAGGACGAGGCTGGTCACGTCGATGCCCGACTCCAGGCGCTTGCCGGACCAGTTGTACAGGCCCAGGTTGAGCGTCCAGTTCTCCTCGCCGCGCAGCACGGTCAGCGGGAGGAAGAACGCGTTCCAGGTGTTGACGAAGGCGAGCAGGAAGACCGTCGCGCCGCCCGTCGTCATCATCCGCAGCACGATGCTGAAGAAGATCCGCAGCTCACCGGCGCCGTCGAGACGAGCCGCCTCCAGCAGCTCGAACGGGATGGTGGCCTCGGTGTAGACCTTGGCCAGATACACGCTGAACGGGTTGATCAGGCACGGGATCAGCATCGCCCAGGGGGTGTCCACCATGCCGATCGCCGAGAACAGCAGGTACAGCGGGAGCGTGAGCAGGGCGATCGGGATCAGGAACGAACCGACCACGCACGCGAACACCGCCCCCCGCCCGGGGAAGTCGAAGCGGGCGAGGCCGTAGCCCGTGGCGAGGGCGATGAGCGTGCCGCCGAGGGAGCCGACACCGGCGTACAGGAACGAGTTGGCGGTCCAGCGCAGGAAGATGCCGTCCTCGTAGGTGAAGACCTGCTGGAGGTTGTCCCACAGGTGCCAGCCCGAGAACCACAGCCCGTTGCTCTGGTACAGCCCCACGCGGTCCTTCGTCGCGGCGATCATCAGCCAGTACACGGGGAACAGGCTGTAGGCGCTGGCCAGGACCAGCCCGAGCAGCACGAAGCGCTGGCCGCCCTTGGAACGCGAGGCCGCATCCGGGCTGGTGAGCCGACGGACGGTGCGCCCGCGGGGTGGCACGGCGGCCGTTTCCGCTCCGTTTTCCTGGACGTTTTCCGTCAGCGCCATCAGTCCGCCTCCCTCGAGGTCAGCCGGTAGAAGAGGAAGGACGCCACACCGAGGATCAGGGCGAGCAGCACCGACAGGGCCGCGGCGTAGTGGTAGTTGGCGGCGTTGAAGGCCTGGTTGTAGATGATCATGATCGGGGTGAAGCTGTCGCTGACCGTCTCCGGAGTTATGTTCCGGAACAGCGCGGGCTCATTGAAGATCTGCAGCATCTGGATGATCGACAGCAGAGCGGTCAGCACCAGCGCCGCGCGCACGAACGGGATCTTGATGCTCAGCGCGATCCGCAGCTCGGAGGCGCCATCCAGCCGCGCGGCCTCGAACAGCTCGCGGGGCACGCCCTGGAGGGCGGCGTAGATGATCACCATGTTGTAGCCGATGCCGTGCCAGGTCAGCAGGTTGCCGATGGCCGGCCACACCATGGAGGGCGAGAAGAAGTTCCAGTCGAACCCGAAGAGTTCACCGAGCGGGGTCAGCGGACCCACCGCGGGGCTGTACAGATTGATCCACACGATGGCGGCGACGACGCCCGGGATCATGTACGGCACCAGCAGCAGGATCCGGAACCGGCCGGCCGCCTTCGCCGTGACCGCGTCCAGGAAGAGCGCCAGCAGCAGGCTGATGAGCAGCATGAACGGGATCTGGACGCAGGCGAACAGCACCACCCGCAGGATGGAGGTCATGAACGCCGGGTCGGTCAGGCCCTTGCCGTAGTTGTCCAGGCCGACGAACTCCGTGGTCGCGCCGCCGAGCCCCAGCCCGGACGACTTCTCCAGGAACAGTGACTGGTAGACCGCGTAACCGATCGGAAGCAGATAGAGGAAGACGAAGCCGAGCTGGAAGGGCACCGTGAAGGCGGCGCCCTTCCAGCGCTGGGAGCGAATCATCGAGTCTGCCTCAGCCCTTGACGCTGATGCCGCGCTGCTTCAGGTCGTCGACCGTCCACTCCTGCATGTGCGCCAGGAGGTCGGTGACCTTCTGCTTCTTGCTGACGACCTTGGCCCACTCGGCCTGCATCTCGGTGAACATCGCCGTCCAGTTCGGGCCGAAGGTCCAGCCGGTGCGGACGGTACCCAGGCTGTCCGTGACGACCTTCTTGGCCGGCTCGTAGTTCTTGCCGAGCAGCTTCTCGGAGATCGCTTCGGAGACGTACGACTCGCTGTCGGCCAGCGCCGGCATCACGCCGCTGCCGGTCTCCGGGCTCGCCATGGTCTTGACCGCTGCGGTGTCGGTGGACATCCACAGCGCCGCCTCGGCGGCCTGCTCCTGGTGCTTGCACTGCTCGCTGACCAGGGTCAGGTTGCCGCTCTGGTTGGTGCCGGCCGGCGTCCGGGCCGCCTCGCCCTTGAAGGTCGGCCACGGGGCGAGCGCCCAGTCGCCGAAGGACTTGGTGAAGTTCTGCACCATGCCGGACATCTGCCAGGTGGAGATCTGCCGGGTCGCGGTGGCGCCGGTGTCGAAGCTGCGCTGCACGGCCGCGTAGTCGGCGAAGGACAGCTTGGCGTTCAGGTCGTTGTCGATGATCTCCTGGATCACCTTGGCGGCCTTCAGGGTGCCCTCGTCCTGGAAGTCGACCTTCCACGAGTCGCCGTCGATGCTGTACCAGTTCGCCCCGGCCTGCATGGCCAGCACCTCCAGGGTGCTCGGGTCCTCACCGGCGTAGTTGGTGATCTCGATGCCGTGCTTCTTCAGTTCCTTGCCGGCGGCGATGAAGTCGTCCCAGGTCGCCGGGGCCTTCAGGCCGTACTTCTGGAAGATGTCGGTGCGGTAGATGGTGAAGGCCGGCGCCGAGGCGGTGGGCACGCCGTAGACCTTGCCCTGGACCTGGCCGGTGGCCCACGAGCCGGGGTTGAACTTGTCCTTGTCGGCCTCGACGTACTTCGTGATGTCGGCGAGCGCACCCTGCGCGACCCAGCTCGTCACGTACTCACCGGTGTTCTGCAGCAGACAGGGCGCGTTGCCCGCCTTGACGGCGTTGGTCAGCTGCTTCTGCATGGTCAGCTGATCGGTGACCTTCGTGTACTTGAGCTGGATGTCCTTGTGGCCGGCGTTGAACGCCTTGACGACGGCCTCCTGGCCGTTGGCCCAGCCCCAGAAGTCGAGGGTGACGGGGCCGGAGGCGTTGGAACCGGAGTCCGAGTCTTCGGAGCCGGATCCGCCACAGGCGGCGAGCAGACCTGTCAGAGCGATTCCCGCAACGGCGGCGGAGGCGAACCTTCTCCGGGGGCTGGTGAAGTTCATCTGACCGTGATCCTTCGGAATGAGTGCGTTCTATCGGAACGGCGGCGGCTCGGTGGTGCTGGCCAGGAACGGCGGCCGGAAACCATCGGCTCGCGGTTGCGGGGGGTCGGCCAAGCAGAAGCTGTAGTAAGCGGTTGCAGGGACGGTAGGCCGACGCCTTTGCTCATAGCAAGAGGTGCGCGGCAATTTGTTACTTCGGTTTGTCGGCGGGATCACTCTGCGATGACGCGGCGGCGGCTTGCGGCCAGCGCCACATATCCGCAGGTCAAGCGTGTACGGCCGAGAGCCGTGCAGACCGGGGATGAGGCTCTCGGCAACTCGGGGAAGGGCTGAAAAACTTGAAGAAACCGATTACGTAACGCACGCTCACCCGCATCTCACAGGGAGGCGCGGGTGAGGGTGCGGTCGGCCTCGGCGCTGCACTGGCCTCCGGCCGGCCCCTCCGGCGGCCCGCCGACTAGCCCTTCCGGCTCGGCGGCCGTACGGAGTTGCGTACGACGACATGGGTGCCCAGCACCAGATGG of the Streptomyces sp. T12 genome contains:
- a CDS encoding LacI family DNA-binding transcriptional regulator — encoded protein: MVRSGSASVAAGPTLAVVAREAGVSVPTASKVVNGREDVAPETRRRVTEALDRLGYVRRPRFDAAKTPGLVDLVVHSLDTSWSGAVLHGVEAAAHDAGLEVVVSAGLTRTRGARPERGWLDKLIARGSSGVLFNLAELTASQYAWLETHRIPFVMIDPVLEPPPGVVSVGAANWHGGVIATEHLLALGHERIAVIAGHQRKMCSTARVAGYRSALAAAGVRHRPEYVRHAGFDEGVARRRMLDLLDLPEPPTAVFVCSDRMALGVYEALAERGLSVPDDVSVVGFDDLPESRWIAPALTTVRQPLSEMAATALRLLVRMMDGDLPESTRTELSTRLVERSSTAGPRDRSLC
- a CDS encoding family 43 glycosylhydrolase, with the translated sequence MTVLHNPVIRGFAPDPSLVRVGDWYYVATSSFEWFPTIPIHRSRDLAHWEYAGHVRGAVPGDSLAGVPDSGGVWAPSLSWDGERFWMAYSVVRSVGTPYFDLDTYVSTATDVDGKWSAPRRLASHGFDPALFHHEGRLWLLNMQSDHRPSGQRFAGIVLTELDRETLAPVGDTHLLLQHERLIEGPKLLQRDGWFHLVLAEGGTGVEHGVLVARSRALTGPYELDSQPLLTTRDDPSVPLQKAGHAELVETPDGEWVMSHLTARPLQTPDGPRCPLGRETAIQALTWDKAGWPRLRHGGWHPAVEVDAPTPPAEPEPRLGDADDPLGWPWSTLRGYADPSWADATARPGWIRLRGRHSPESRWAHSLLAQRITEHRAEAEVTVQARPRTFTQAAGLVLRYNTEAYLSLDLTWAEPEGEGQHGQQWRGEGRTVLSLVEREEFGTRQAAVVEVDASAPLTLGVTVDEGRARFWYVRGGVRTPVGPPLDFTKLSDDYGSKLRFTGAMAGVHAVDLVDSAFTADFTGFRLTCW
- a CDS encoding carbohydrate ABC transporter permease, producing the protein MALTENVQENGAETAAVPPRGRTVRRLTSPDAASRSKGGQRFVLLGLVLASAYSLFPVYWLMIAATKDRVGLYQSNGLWFSGWHLWDNLQQVFTYEDGIFLRWTANSFLYAGVGSLGGTLIALATGYGLARFDFPGRGAVFACVVGSFLIPIALLTLPLYLLFSAIGMVDTPWAMLIPCLINPFSVYLAKVYTEATIPFELLEAARLDGAGELRIFFSIVLRMMTTGGATVFLLAFVNTWNAFFLPLTVLRGEENWTLNLGLYNWSGKRLESGIDVTSLVLTGALLSIVPMAIMMVAMRRYWRTGVTLGALK
- a CDS encoding carbohydrate ABC transporter permease, which codes for MIRSQRWKGAAFTVPFQLGFVFLYLLPIGYAVYQSLFLEKSSGLGLGGATTEFVGLDNYGKGLTDPAFMTSILRVVLFACVQIPFMLLISLLLALFLDAVTAKAAGRFRILLLVPYMIPGVVAAIVWINLYSPAVGPLTPLGELFGFDWNFFSPSMVWPAIGNLLTWHGIGYNMVIIYAALQGVPRELFEAARLDGASELRIALSIKIPFVRAALVLTALLSIIQMLQIFNEPALFRNITPETVSDSFTPIMIIYNQAFNAANYHYAAALSVLLALILGVASFLFYRLTSREAD
- a CDS encoding ABC transporter substrate-binding protein, which produces MNFTSPRRRFASAAVAGIALTGLLAACGGSGSEDSDSGSNASGPVTLDFWGWANGQEAVVKAFNAGHKDIQLKYTKVTDQLTMQKQLTNAVKAGNAPCLLQNTGEYVTSWVAQGALADITKYVEADKDKFNPGSWATGQVQGKVYGVPTASAPAFTIYRTDIFQKYGLKAPATWDDFIAAGKELKKHGIEITNYAGEDPSTLEVLAMQAGANWYSIDGDSWKVDFQDEGTLKAAKVIQEIIDNDLNAKLSFADYAAVQRSFDTGATATRQISTWQMSGMVQNFTKSFGDWALAPWPTFKGEAARTPAGTNQSGNLTLVSEQCKHQEQAAEAALWMSTDTAAVKTMASPETGSGVMPALADSESYVSEAISEKLLGKNYEPAKKVVTDSLGTVRTGWTFGPNWTAMFTEMQAEWAKVVSKKQKVTDLLAHMQEWTVDDLKQRGISVKG